From Anopheles coluzzii chromosome 3, AcolN3, whole genome shotgun sequence, the proteins below share one genomic window:
- the LOC120955278 gene encoding uncharacterized protein LOC120955278 codes for MKKLLLFLLLTYLCSAALSASILDYLTLATEEEAEVKEEEVGPSNCLCNGPSCICCIDFNMTLIDLGGPGCVRLKYLSADEGIALNVSYGDSVLHSQRVKGPDPPPTCLNVFSSLAQMCARFSELLPTDEGLRGCLQLEPMLLGDVQIELPLGCFRMGPKGMEVIKSAEEQIKEQIPSESEEPTTPAVAVVEEKPAASNSTSTLSLLDNLSTADILAAVSESTDEGIAMISNWLGLSVNRVQKPAEGGAAETDASAASEGDSDKKEEEEE; via the exons ATGAAGAAATTGTTGTTATTCCTCTTACTGACCTATTTATGCTCCGCCGCTCTCTCTGCCAGCATACTGG ACTATCTCACACTCGCCACTGAGGAGGAAGCAGAAGTCAAAGAGGAAGAAGTGGGCCCCAGCAACTGTCTGTGCAATGGACCTTCCTGTATATGCTGCATCGATTTCAACATGACCCTCATTGATCTCGGCGGTCCTG GTTGCGTGCGGCTAAAGTATCTCTCCGCCGACGAAGGGATCGCGCTGAACGTTTCCTACGGCGATAGCGTGCTGCACAGCCAGCGTGTCAAGGGACCGGACCCGCCACCGACCTGCCTGAACGTGTTCTCCAGCCTGGCGCAGATGTGCGCCCGGTTCAGCGAGCTGCTGCCGACGGACGAGGGTCTGCGTGGTTGCCTGCAGCTCGAACCGATGCTGCTCGGCGACGTGCAGATCGAGCTGCCCCTCGGCTGCTTCCGGATGGGTCCGAAGGGCATGGAGGTGATTAAGTCGGCCGAGGAGCAGATCAAGGAACAGATTCCCAGCGAAAG CGAGGAACCGACTACGCCGGCGGTGGCCGTTGTAGAGGAGAAGCCGGCAGCCAGTAACAGTACTTCTACGCTGTCGCTGCTGGACAACCTGTCGACGGCCGACATTCTGGCGGCGGTCAGCGAATCGACGGACGAGGGCATCGCCATGATCTCGAACTGGCTGGGGCTTTCGGTGAACCGTGTACAGAAGCCGGCCGAGGGTGGCGCCGCGGAAACGGACGCCAGCGCTGCCAGCGAGGGAGACAGTGATaagaaggaagaggaggaagagtaA
- the LOC120957502 gene encoding hepatoma-derived growth factor-related protein 2-like isoform X2, with protein MVASKKSFEIGDLVFAKVKGYPPWPAKVTRIEKNKYNVYFYGTGETANIKKEDLFAYETSKEKFATEKIMKRKGFKEAMLQIESALSGDDPSPLAFDVAAVQSGIDDMAESKEMSMSAAETTFDESHVSANSTVYNTSNVKQEVIDKQYGNENASTPQTAQIKSNANVKSTGAKKTAAAAAHATNNGAQKKPDDATTVSQDNSGGETKEVTSRRGRVIKQKRFMDGDDEDSGTGAGAPPKKKAMTLAPAKAKEAATPAATKKLNPFEKIADERLYLLKLERQLVELNLDIKSSVKLNCADPERCVKLMEQYENLSVTSTILKKNPNCVETMKRLRKYVGNAKAWNMDDKEKLQFDFQAQQIRNKAEQIYSRFKVILGMTDSRMPFWEWFRQEVTKFEEAAKNLTTEELFMLVDEKELIQDGQQQLTEPANATTELNETTNNDPSPAAEGGAEEGFEAPAPAEASAEKPED; from the exons ATGGTGGCGTCCAAAAAGTCCTTCGAGATAGGGGATTTGGTGTTTGCCAAAGTAAAGGGCTACCCACCCTGGCCAGCGAAG GTCACGCGGATCGAAAAGAACAAATACAATGTCTACTTCTACGGAACGGGCGAAAC CGCCAACATCAAGAAGGAGGACCTGTTCGCGTACGAAACGTCGAAGGAGAAGTTTGCGAcggaaaaaatcatgaaacggAAGGGCTTCAAGGAGGCAATGCTACAGATTGAATCCGCCCTGAGCGGTGACGATCCAAGCCCT CTTGCGTTTGACGTTGCGGCGGTACAATCGGGGATCGATGATATGGCGGAATCGAAAGAAATGTCAATGTCCGCTGCCGAG ACCACCTTCGATGAGTCGCACGTGTCGGCGAACTCTACCGTGTACAACACAAGCAATGTGAAGCAGGAAGTCATAGACAAACAGTATGGCAATGAGAACGCCAGCACACCCCAGACGGCTCAAATTAAATCGAATGCAAATGTAAAATCCACTGGCGCAAAGAaaactgccgccgccgccgcgcaCGCAACTAACAATGGAGCGCAGAAAAAGCCGGACGACGCGACAACGGTGTCGCAGGACAACAGCGGCGGCGAAACGAAGGAAGTCACCAGCCGAAGGGGTAGAGTAATAAAGCAGAAAAGGTTTATGGATGGAGATGACGAGGACAGTGGCACTGGGGCAGGAGCGCCGCCAAAGAAGAAAGCGATGACTCTTGCACCGGCGAAAGCGAAGGAGGCGGCTACCCCTGCTGCGACCAAGAAGCTGAACCCGTTCG AAAAAATCGCCGATGAGCGGCTATATCTGTTGAAGCTCGAGCGGCAACTGGTGGAACTGAATCTGGATATAAAATCGTCGGTGAAGCTGAATTGTGCCGATCCGGAACGATGCGTCAAGCTGATGGAACAGTATGAAA ATTTGAGCGTTACTTCGACGATCCTGAAGAAAAATCCCAACTGCGTCGAAACGATGAAGAGGTTACGAAAGTACGTCGGCAATGCGAAAGCGTGGAACATGGACGACAAAGAGAAGCTTCAGTTCGATTTCCAAGCGCAGCAAATTCGGAACAAGGCAGAACAGATATATTCTCGCTTTAAA GTGATTTTGGGAATGACGGACAGCAGAATGCCTTTCTGGGAGTGGTTCCGGCAGGAGGTAACCAAGTTCGAGGAGGCGGCGAAGAACTTGACGACCGAGGAACTTTTTATGCTCGTTGACGAGAAAG AATTAATTCAAGACGGCCAACAACAACTCACCGAACCGGCCAATGCTACTACGGAGCTAAACGAGACGACCAATAACGACCCGTCACCGGCAGCTGAAGGTGGCGCGGAAGAGGGATTCGAAGCTCCGGCACCAGCTGAAGCAAGTGCGGAGAAACCGGAAGACTAG
- the LOC120957502 gene encoding hepatoma-derived growth factor-related protein 2-like isoform X1 translates to MVASKKSFEIGDLVFAKVKGYPPWPAKVTRIEKNKYNVYFYGTGETANIKKEDLFAYETSKEKFATEKIMKRKGFKEAMLQIESALSGDDPSPVSLAFDVAAVQSGIDDMAESKEMSMSAAETTFDESHVSANSTVYNTSNVKQEVIDKQYGNENASTPQTAQIKSNANVKSTGAKKTAAAAAHATNNGAQKKPDDATTVSQDNSGGETKEVTSRRGRVIKQKRFMDGDDEDSGTGAGAPPKKKAMTLAPAKAKEAATPAATKKLNPFEKIADERLYLLKLERQLVELNLDIKSSVKLNCADPERCVKLMEQYENLSVTSTILKKNPNCVETMKRLRKYVGNAKAWNMDDKEKLQFDFQAQQIRNKAEQIYSRFKVILGMTDSRMPFWEWFRQEVTKFEEAAKNLTTEELFMLVDEKELIQDGQQQLTEPANATTELNETTNNDPSPAAEGGAEEGFEAPAPAEASAEKPED, encoded by the exons ATGGTGGCGTCCAAAAAGTCCTTCGAGATAGGGGATTTGGTGTTTGCCAAAGTAAAGGGCTACCCACCCTGGCCAGCGAAG GTCACGCGGATCGAAAAGAACAAATACAATGTCTACTTCTACGGAACGGGCGAAAC CGCCAACATCAAGAAGGAGGACCTGTTCGCGTACGAAACGTCGAAGGAGAAGTTTGCGAcggaaaaaatcatgaaacggAAGGGCTTCAAGGAGGCAATGCTACAGATTGAATCCGCCCTGAGCGGTGACGATCCAAGCCCTgtaagt CTTGCGTTTGACGTTGCGGCGGTACAATCGGGGATCGATGATATGGCGGAATCGAAAGAAATGTCAATGTCCGCTGCCGAG ACCACCTTCGATGAGTCGCACGTGTCGGCGAACTCTACCGTGTACAACACAAGCAATGTGAAGCAGGAAGTCATAGACAAACAGTATGGCAATGAGAACGCCAGCACACCCCAGACGGCTCAAATTAAATCGAATGCAAATGTAAAATCCACTGGCGCAAAGAaaactgccgccgccgccgcgcaCGCAACTAACAATGGAGCGCAGAAAAAGCCGGACGACGCGACAACGGTGTCGCAGGACAACAGCGGCGGCGAAACGAAGGAAGTCACCAGCCGAAGGGGTAGAGTAATAAAGCAGAAAAGGTTTATGGATGGAGATGACGAGGACAGTGGCACTGGGGCAGGAGCGCCGCCAAAGAAGAAAGCGATGACTCTTGCACCGGCGAAAGCGAAGGAGGCGGCTACCCCTGCTGCGACCAAGAAGCTGAACCCGTTCG AAAAAATCGCCGATGAGCGGCTATATCTGTTGAAGCTCGAGCGGCAACTGGTGGAACTGAATCTGGATATAAAATCGTCGGTGAAGCTGAATTGTGCCGATCCGGAACGATGCGTCAAGCTGATGGAACAGTATGAAA ATTTGAGCGTTACTTCGACGATCCTGAAGAAAAATCCCAACTGCGTCGAAACGATGAAGAGGTTACGAAAGTACGTCGGCAATGCGAAAGCGTGGAACATGGACGACAAAGAGAAGCTTCAGTTCGATTTCCAAGCGCAGCAAATTCGGAACAAGGCAGAACAGATATATTCTCGCTTTAAA GTGATTTTGGGAATGACGGACAGCAGAATGCCTTTCTGGGAGTGGTTCCGGCAGGAGGTAACCAAGTTCGAGGAGGCGGCGAAGAACTTGACGACCGAGGAACTTTTTATGCTCGTTGACGAGAAAG AATTAATTCAAGACGGCCAACAACAACTCACCGAACCGGCCAATGCTACTACGGAGCTAAACGAGACGACCAATAACGACCCGTCACCGGCAGCTGAAGGTGGCGCGGAAGAGGGATTCGAAGCTCCGGCACCAGCTGAAGCAAGTGCGGAGAAACCGGAAGACTAG
- the LOC120955277 gene encoding uncharacterized protein LOC120955277 — MASKLFVLAFLCLALVVVVQSAPQYARGDVPTYDEEDFDEESLKPHSSSSSDDGEEEFDPSLLEEHADAPTARDPGRNPEFLRNSNTDEQASAPAASSSESDE, encoded by the exons ATGGCTTCGAAGCTGTTCGTGTTAGCCTTCCTGTGCCTAGcattggtggtggttgtgcaG AGTGCACCGCAGTATGCCCGCGGCGACGTGCCAACGTATGATGAGGAAGATTTTGATGAGGAATCGTTAAAGCCCCACTCCTCATCGTCAAGTGACGATGGTGAGGAAGAGTTTGACCCAA GCCTTCTCGAGGAACACGCCGACGCCCCCACCGCTCGGGATCCCGGAAGGAACCCGGAATTCCTCAGAAATTCCAACACTGACGAACAAGCATCTGCTCCGGCAGCGTCTTCTTCGGAGTCGGACGAATAA